Within Ovis aries strain OAR_USU_Benz2616 breed Rambouillet chromosome 11, ARS-UI_Ramb_v3.0, whole genome shotgun sequence, the genomic segment CTTGAGCATCTGCTTGACATCCAAGGCCTGCCCAAAAGACAGGCAGGCCCAGGAAACAGCAGTCTGGAGGCACCTGTGAGATCGGAGGATAGCACCTGCTtgcctcccagccccagcctcatCAGCGTGCGGCTCAAATTCCTCAATGACACGGAGGAGCTCGCTGTGGCCAGGCCAGAGGATACTGTGGGTGCTCTGAAGAGGTACGTGGGCTTGGAAGTGTCAAGTGCAGCCTCTATGGGGCAGGCGGGGGAATCCTCCCTTAGAAACCCACCCTGTAATTTTCCCCCACCCCCTAGCGCCTTGCCTTTCAGCCTTCTCATTCCTCgccctctgtctttccttttgtcttgcCCTTACAGTAAATACTTCCCTGGACAGGAGAGCCAGATGAAACTGATCTACCAGGGCCGCCTGCTGCAGGACCCAGCCCGCACACTGCGTTCCCTGAACATTACCGACAACTGTGTGATTCACTGTCACCGCTCACCCCCGGGGTCAGCTGTTGCAGGCCCCTCAAGCTCCCTGGCCCCCTCCTCGGCCACTGAGCCACCCAACCTCGGCGTCAGTGTGGGCAGCCTCATGGTGCCTGTGTTTGTGGTGCTGCTGGGTGTGGTCTGGTACTTCCGTATCAATTACCGCCAATTCTTCACAGCACCTGCCACAGTCTCCCTGGTGGGGGTCACTGTCTTCTTCAGCTTCCTAGTATTTGGGATGTATGGACGATAAGGACCACAGGGAGAAAATGAAAGGCATGGTTTTCCTCCTTTATGGCCTCCCCCCATTCCTGGCCAGAGCTGGGCCCAAGGGCCTGGGAAGGAGGGGTGGAAAGGATGTAGTGGGTCCTCCTCCATAGGACTTAGGAGGCAGGCATGGGCATTCCCCTCACGTCCACGAGGGGACGGACATTCCCTCTGTGCAAGCACAACTCAGGTAGAAACGAGAATGTCATCTTCCTTCACTTCTAAGGTCCTGAAATTCAGAACTGAGCTGGTGGCCCAGCTCAACAGGGAGCCTGGGCTCTGAGGATTCCCTCCCAGTGGTGGCCCTGGCTCTTTCCATTATCCTGCATGTCTGCTCCTCTGCCCCCAGGGCTGCCTGCCAGGACAGCTCAGCATGGCCCCAGCATTTCTGTAGGGACCCTGGAGTCTCTCTGGGTTTCCTAGTGGAACATCCTTCTTTTGAGTCTAAAATCATACAGGCAGGAGTGAAGTTTGTGTCAGCTTTCCCCATGGGCACCTGGCTGCCTCTACCTTCTCCCTCCACCTCTTAGCAGGAATAGGGTGTTCTCTGTGTTCTGGACAGTTTCCAGTGTTCTCCCTTTCTTCCAAAGcactttgcttatattctttttttttttttttaatagtccttTATAGAGCTCAGTCAGGAAGGGGACTGGGGCACAAAGCCAAGCCCCCAGCACCGGGAGAGGCCAGGCCACAGCTGCTGCAAACCTAGGCCTAAGGCTGTAAGCAAGAGGCAGTTCTGGCTGCCAGCCAGTGTCCTACCCTGCCCAGCCCCAAGGACAGCTCTGGGTAGAGAGCACTGGGCCCCAGGCCCTTGCCTCTGGGGCTCTTGGATGGAGGGTCAGTATCTGTGACTGAATAAAGTTCCATTCTGTGGCTGTGGCGTCTCCAGTGACATGAAGAGAACGCTGGTTGCTCTGCCCCCAGCAATATGGGAATGAGGGTGGGCAGGCCGGGCTACCAACGGGAGATGCAGTTTATTTACACCAGCAGCCATGGGGGCAGGGGAAATACACAGCGTTTACAAAGTTAGCTACCTGTACAGGATGGAttacatatgcaaaaataaaaatctcaagaCCACAGGACAGCGTGagccccacccccctcccccaatgACCCCAGCATGCGGTAATGCCAGGCGGGTGGCCCCTGGGCATGCGGGGGGGAGTGATGCATGGAAGGAAAAGCCACCGGCCATGGAAATTAGTACAGAACCCCCCCACACACTCAGACACATGATAGGATACAGGGTGGACGACACCTAGCCGGGGTGGGAAGGATGGGAATTGAAACCCACACAGCCTGCTGTTAGAGGGAAGGGAGTGGAGAGCTCCTAGCCCCTGTTCAACTACATGGTAGGGGGGCACACTCTCCCCAGAAGGAAGGGGGTTTGCTCCCTCAGGGTCCCTGCTGGACCAAGCCCATCTCTTACCCAGCCTGGGCAGGGGGCTCTGCCCTGAGGGCGGGCCAAGGAACAATGGGGAAGTGGATGTGGACAAACCAGTTCCCAAACTACTTCCCACTTCTCCCTCCTCCAAccagaagggggaaacagagaggCCAGAGGGGAAAGGGTGTATTAGGGCCTGAGCTGCAACTGCCTCTCAGAAGGGAGAGTGGCCTGCGGCCTTCCTCCCTTCATCTCCAGCCCGCTCCCAGGTCTTCATCTGGGAGCAGGCTGGAGGCTGGCTGAGATCCTCCTTGCCCTCTGGCCTCCCCGTGGAGGGAGAAGGCTGTGGAGGGGCGAGAACGGAGGAGCCCAGGCCCCAGGCTTTATTCTAACTCCTGCCAAAAtctgtttggctttttaaaaaataatcataattctTGGGTTAAAAATCAATTTGTAACCAGGCGTCAGCCACAATCAGAGCCACCCCAGGGGGAGATTGGGGTTCCAGACAGGGTACTGCAGCCCCATCTCTGTTGTTCCCTTAACCCTCTAGGGTCCCTAACCCAGATCAGTCCGATCAGTCCTGGGTACTAACTACCcaaatgtgggatggctcctcctgggaggagggcaggggtcaCGTCCAGCGAGTGCCAGAGAACATGGTTCAGGGTCAGCTCCATCCCTGGGGCCATCAGTTCTGCTCCCACCctggactgcagtcctccagcTCGGTTCCTGGGAGCGATGGTGCCCGCGTGGAGGTTGAATGATACATCTCTTCAGGATGTAGACCAGGAAGGTGGGCACACTGGCGTGACAGTCCCGCAGGGGGGCACTTcccaggcatggcaacccacctcctCCGGACAGCCCACAATACAGAGACCACCCTCTCTTCCCGCCCCACTCCTAGCAAGGGGGGAGAGGTAAAAGATCAGGATTTTCCTCAGAGCCCCAAACCACAAGTAcagaataaataacttaaaagcgGCAAAAGGAAGGGGAGACAGGGCAGGCTTTGGAGGCAGGAGCATCGAGAGAGGAACTGGAGCTGGTCAAGGTGAAAGAGGGGGGGTGGCAAGCAGCAGTTGGGAACCTGGGCTGCCCCGGGAGGGCAGTGGGGCAGGGTAGGCAGGAGGAACATGGGGCCACCCCAGGAGGGTGAGGCTGGGCCCCTTCCTGGGGCAGGGAATGAggtaagaaaacatttcaaataaagcAGCACCTCACCTTGGGGCCCCACTCCTCGccagccctgggtcagggaggagaggcagggggGGAGACATCCTGATACACAGCTCCCTCTTCCTACCCTCCCCGTGCCCGTTCCTTGAAGCTGTAGAGGCTGGAGGCCCTTTCCTGGCACCCAACAACAAAAGGACAGCTCCTGCTGCCAAGGAGGCCCCCGGGGACTGAGGGGAAAGGGCTGCCCctgtgaggggcagggaaggcgGCGCTAGTTCGGGACGCCTACCTCAGCAGACAGCTCGCCATGCCTGCCTCCCCCTGGGATGGGGGCGTTGGATAGGATTCTGCACACAGACAGGACACACCTAGCCCTGCCCCTCAGCTCCAAGCACCGGACCCATTCACATTGCTGAGGGCAGCTGGGGGAGGCCCCCTCCAGGCTCAGCTTCCAACCCGCGGCCTCCCGGGTAGCCACGATGCTCCTCGGCAGGGCTTAGTCCagttcctggggtggggggggcggcaGTGCCCTGGCACAGTGCCCAGGTCAGGCCCCTGGCCTAGCTGGACATCCAGTAACTCACAGAATAAATAGGAAAACCGCCTCCCCACCAAACTTATGTCCAAGGCATAATATGTCCAGGTCTGAGTCCTGCACGCTGAGGGCTCGTGCTCCATCGCAGAAGACCCTGACACCCCCCAGGGGTGCATAATTGGATCCTCTGCCTGCCTGGCCCACCAAGCTTCCCAAGCCCAAACCCCCAGCAGCCGTCCATTTGCCAGGCTGTGCCGCCTGGGTGGGGGTCGGGAGAGACGGCTCTGCTCAGCCAAAGGCTATCCCCTTGTACCCAAGTCAGTTGATGTCATCGTAGATGCTGGGCGTCGGGGGCGCCGGTGGctttggctttttcttcttgttggaGCCCAGGCCGGAGGCAGTCCCTACCAGGCTCAgatgggatttctttttcttggttttccGTGACTCGGAACTGTTGGTACCTGAAGAGGAAAGAAGCAAGAGGGTTGAGGGGAGGGTTGCGGCAGGGGAACACAAGGTCCCCCGCACTCCACTTCAGGCAGAGAGCCCCTGGAGCCCGGCCATCTCACCTACCTAGACCCCACCCCTGATTCTCACTCGTCTTGGAGGAGCCTGAATCAGAGGGTGAGAGATCAGAGGAGCCGTCCCACTGAAGCCGGCTGATCAGGGCCTGGCTGTCAGTCATGTCAAAGCTGTCATTATCCAGGGAACTCTCGACCTCTGGAAGGACACTGGGAAGGAAGAGGTCAGGGAAGGGCTTCAGGGATGCTAGCCATCACCCTCACCTTCCCCAACCCACCATCCTTCCTGGAGGGTCACTCACGCTGAGGGTCCAAGGAAATAAATCCGCACGGCTCGCCGCTGCTCATCTGTATGCTGGGGGCAGCGTAGGGACCTGGTGGGGAGAGAATGATCAGACCCTGACAAGTCAGGGAAGGTCTGAGGAATACAGGCGAAGCCCCTCCCCTCAGCAGAGGCGGGAGGGATGGACAGACAGGGAAGGGACGAATGAAGAGGCCCCAGATTATGGCCTAAGGCctagaggaggggagggggagggtgggagtccCGTTGCTCAAGTCCAAGGTACTCCCGACCCGTGCCCAGGGTGAGGGCGCCGGAGGGCCCCCCTGGCCCCCTTCCTAGGTTCTGAGCTCACCTTGTGCACATCT encodes:
- the TMUB2 gene encoding transmembrane and ubiquitin-like domain-containing protein 2 isoform X2, with amino-acid sequence MELSDVTLIEGVGNEVTVVAGVVVLILALVLAWLSTYVADSGSNPLLGTIVSAGDTSVLHLGHVDHLVAGQGTPEPTEHPHPSEGNDEKAEEAGEGGGDPTGEPGAGGGVEPSLEHLLDIQGLPKRQAGPGNSSLEAPVRSEDSTCLPPSPSLISVRLKFLNDTEELAVARPEDTVGALKSKYFPGQESQMKLIYQGRLLQDPARTLRSLNITDNCVIHCHRSPPGSAVAGPSSSLAPSSATEPPNLGVSVGSLMVPVFVVLLGVVWYFRINYRQFFTAPATVSLVGVTVFFSFLVFGMYGR
- the TMUB2 gene encoding transmembrane and ubiquitin-like domain-containing protein 2 isoform X1; translated protein: MISRHLQNNLMSVDPVSSQAMELSDVTLIEGVGNEVTVVAGVVVLILALVLAWLSTYVADSGSNPLLGTIVSAGDTSVLHLGHVDHLVAGQGTPEPTEHPHPSEGNDEKAEEAGEGGGDPTGEPGAGGGVEPSLEHLLDIQGLPKRQAGPGNSSLEAPVRSEDSTCLPPSPSLISVRLKFLNDTEELAVARPEDTVGALKSKYFPGQESQMKLIYQGRLLQDPARTLRSLNITDNCVIHCHRSPPGSAVAGPSSSLAPSSATEPPNLGVSVGSLMVPVFVVLLGVVWYFRINYRQFFTAPATVSLVGVTVFFSFLVFGMYGR